TTCAGCATCGCATTCATGCACTGGACCCAGGTGGTGCCAGGCGGAGGGAAGGCATATGTCCGCACGGGCTCACCACTGTAAGGGTACGTCGTATCGGGGTCCACATAGGGATGACCACCAATACCGGCAAAGATAACAAACAGCAGGATCGCCATCGCCATGCAGAATGCAGAGAACATCGACATGAAGGAGACATGATGCAAGGTCCTCGGAAGAGAGAATACAATACCCATGATTGTCGCAATAACGTTGAAGACGACAGTGCACAGAGAGTGCTCCGAGAGCGTGTTCAAGATCCTGGCCGCGGTCAGGATATGGAAACCGATCAAGATGACGTTGTTGCACATCAGCATGAACGCAGCAAAGTTGTACGCGATGCGGCTCTTGCCGAACGCGTAGTATCCGAAATCGCAGATGTCCATGATCTGGGGATACTTCATGATAAACTTATGCATGGTCATTGAGGTAATAAAGAATAGAGTACCTGCGAGGAACATGGTGATCAGACCAGGCACCCAGCCCAGCACAGACAGCGACCACGTCTGCGCCATGACAGCCAGACACACCTGATCGCCAGCCAAAAGCCAGGCTGCTTTTTGCCACGTCATGGTTCTTAGCTTGATTTCATGATTGTTATCTTCCGACACCAGCGCAGTGATGGCCTCAAGTGTAGAGCCCTCGACGTCAATAACATCGACGTTCACCGAATCCTTGTCATCTGGTAGGCCCTTATCCTCAGGGAAATTTATATTAGACATGATGGTCTTGACTTGATTAACCAACGGTGGAAAGAGTCTATCGTGGAACTGGGCTGGAACGAGCGATTTGCCCTGTTCACTGTCAGTTTTAACCATACGCCCACAAAAAGCACGCCATTACAAGCGACCAGTCCAGCAGGGGCTGCCCCCGGGGAATTGCAACATAGCATGACTAAAGGCGTGACAAAAATTAACAAATGGAAGGATAGAACTCAGCACGCGGCTTACCGGGCCCATAAAGTGGCTGGCGGTGTACCGGTTTACGTAATATCAGATGCAAGGGTAAAGGGTGGCTTTCAGGGATCCCACATTATAGGTCAAAATCTTGGCACTTTTTGCTGGGAGGAGCTGCGGTAGTGCCAGGGAAATTAGGGAAATGCTCAGTTCCGAGAGCTGCGCAGAGGAAGGGAGCATCACGCAACCTAAAAATTGGCTCGTAtcgcaaggccgagcgcctgatAGGCCGATCTGATAAAAGCCAAGAAATCGTCCGATCGACCTTGTCTTGGCTAAAGGTTCAAGGGCTCAAGGAGTAGGAAATGGAGTATAGTGTTCCGAATAGAAATTTGAACAAGAATATCTTGAGGTTTCAAAGTGTATTCAAGCCTTGCCGAAGGTACGCAGAAGCTTTTTAAAGAGTACTTAGATTTCAATCTAACATACCTCTTGACTACGATAAATTGGGCCAACAGGATGGATAGCGAAGACTACAAAAGGATTAGAAACCTTGCTAAAACTGGATCTTATGGTACATATTTTAACAAGTCTATATTCAAGCTACCTGAAATGGACTTAAGCGAATTGTACTGTAAGGTACAGTTCTCGATTGATTGGGGTTCCTTACTTGGCGACATCCTTCGCAATGTTCTTAATAAACTCGTAGTTTTGCCGATGAATGGGTCTTTTTGTACACTATTTCATCTTTGTCTGTGAGCCGACCCGGCATCAAAAGGAATGATACAGAAGACAACGAATTTGTGACGATCTTGAAAGTTGTGTTTAGAAAGCTACATTTGACAACGTCAAAAGCATTTATAAGCCCAGTAATCCATTGGGCCCGATTTTTGGAGTACATCGAAAAAGAGCGATGGTCCCAGACTCCTTTCAAGGAAGTTACTCAACCATGTCAAGTGGCTAAAGAGCTTGATAATGACATCCCCTAACACGTCAATATTTATGGAAAGTTGCGGTGCCTGGAAAACGACCCGAAACTATTTCTCGGTCATTATATATTCGGCCTAGATGACCTGATTGCACTACACCGAAACGGTAAATATGTATTGCCCGGAAAGCGCATTGACTTTGAAGATCTACAATACGCTgaggattaggattaggacTATAGGATGGGAATAGGCTACCATTTTATACATCATGTTATGTACCGTTCGGAAAAACGATGCTCATTTCTTTAAGCCTGCACACATATTATGCGCGTAACTGGAACCAACTTATGGAAAGTCTTCTACATGAGTCATTTACCGAAACCTGCCCTGAACGCACATTCGAGCACAAATTGCAACACGTGATTGGTCCATCTGCTTTCATATTTTTGATTTCATGTAGCCAGAG
This region of Malassezia japonica chromosome 8, complete sequence genomic DNA includes:
- a CDS encoding uncharacterized protein (TransMembrane:11 (i40-59o65-91i112-134o146-166i178-197o234-253i265-287o307-326i347-368o380-401i413-438o); COG:S; EggNog:ENOG503NUTX); this translates as DSVNVDVIDVEGSTLEAITALVSEDNNHEIKLRTMTWQKAAWLLAGDQVCLAVMAQTWSLSVLGWVPGLITMFLAGTLFFITSMTMHKFIMKYPQIMDICDFGYYAFGKSRIAYNFAAFMLMCNNVILIGFHILTAARILNTLSEHSLCTVVFNVIATIMGIVFSLPRTLHHVSFMSMFSAFCMAMAILLFVIFAGIGGHPYVDPDTTYPYSGEPVRTYAFPPPGTTWVQCMNAMLNITFLWVPQILFPTFIAEMKRPQDFPKSLGVLTGISVFLFIVPPSIGFRYLGQYSVAPAFGSLGNLNYKKASFAFVIVPTVIIGSIYANVSAKFIYYKLLKNSKHAHSNTVIGWGVWFLVMAIIWILGFIFAEVVPSMGDFLSLLGAAFDSFFGFIFFAVAYWQLHKRQLFKGLSRSIMTCIHAFIMACGLFILGPGLYAAVEAIIDDYSGSTKPAFSCDNVAI